A window from Lagopus muta isolate bLagMut1 chromosome 5, bLagMut1 primary, whole genome shotgun sequence encodes these proteins:
- the LOC125694055 gene encoding quinone oxidoreductase-like protein 2 — MAATAVGRRLFTLRLPAQHGARGYRAALCMQLAQPLLVQDLPAPQLQPSQVRVRVHYCGLNFADILACQGLYQEKHTPPFTPGMEFSGTVMETGENVSAVKEGHRVIGVSGISAMAEECIVDEKALWQIPDNVSSEDAAVLPVAYGTAWLALHHRAHLQPRETVLVTAGAGATGLAIIDLAVSVFQAKVIAAAGSDPKCQLVLANGASHAVNYSQNSLREQVTALTGGRGVNVAIDAVGGDIFKAALKSLAWEGRIVVMGFAGGKIPSIPANLLLLKNVSAMGVYWGRYQQEDFPLFSSAMSSLLQYCQERKIHPHIGAVFKLEEVNEAFNHVLQRKSTGKVIISMK, encoded by the exons ATGGCGGCGACGGCGGTGGGGCGGCG GCTCTTCACCCTGAGGCTGCCTGCCCAACATGGTGCCCGGGGATACCGAGCAGCACTCTGCAtgcagctggcacagccccTGCTCGTGCAAGACCTCCCGGCCCCTCAGCTGCAGCCAAGCCAG GTCCGTGTGCGTGTCCATTACTGTGGGTTAAATTTTGCTGATATCTTGGCCTGCCAGGGGTTATACCAGGAGAAACACACTCCTCCGTTCACCCCTG GAATGGAGTTTTCAGGGACTGTAATGGAGACAGGAGAAAACGTCAGTGCTGTGAAGGAG GGTCACAGGGTGATCGGTGTGTCTGGCATCAGCGCTATGGCAGAGGAGTGCATTGTCGATGAGAAG GCACTATGGCAAATCCCTGACAACGTGTCCAGTGaggatgcagcagtgctgcccgtTGCTTATGGCACAGCCTGGCTTGCTCTGCACCACCGAGCACATCTGCAGCCACG GGAAACAGTGCTAGtgacagcaggagctggagccaCTGGCCTTGCCATCATTGATCTGGCTGTCAGCGTGTTCCAGGCAAAG gtgatagcagcagctggcagtgaCCCCAAGTGCCAGCTGGTCCTGGCAAATGGGGCAAGCCATGCAGTGAACTACAGCCAGAACAGTCTCAGGGAGCAGGTGACAGCACTCACAGGTGGCAGAGGGGTCAACGTGGCCATCGATGCTGTTGGTGGGGACATCTtcaaggctgccctgaagag TCTGGCTTGGGAGGGCAGGATTGTGGTGATGGGTTTTGCTGGAGGGAAAATCCCCTCAATTCCTGCCAACCTGCTGCTCCTGAAGAACGTGTCAGCCATGGGAGTGTACTGGGGTCGGTACCAGCAGGAGGACTTCCCCCTTTTCTCCTCTGCCATGTCCTCCCTTCTTCAGTATTGCCAGGAGAGAAAGATCCATCCACACATTGGAGCGGTCTTCAAGCTGGAAGAG GTGAATGAAGCCTTCAACCATGTGCTTCAGCGCAAGTCCACTGGAAAGGTCATCATCTCCATGAAGTAA